From one Saccharomyces cerevisiae S288C chromosome XVI, complete sequence genomic stretch:
- the ORC4 gene encoding origin recognition complex subunit 4 (Subunit of the origin recognition complex (ORC); ORC directs DNA replication by binding to replication origins and is also involved in transcriptional silencing; ORC4 has a paralog, RIF2, that arose from the whole genome duplication), translated as MTISEARLSPQVNLLPIKRHSNEEVEETAAILKKRTIDNEKCKDSDPGFGSLQRRLLQQLYGTLPTDEKIIFTYLQDCQQEIDRIIKQSIIQKESHSVILVGPRQSYKTYLLDYELSLLQQSYKEQFITIRLNGFIHSEQTAINGIATQLEQQLQKIHGSEEKIDDTSLETISSGSLTEVFEKILLLLDSTTKTRNEDSGEVDRESITKITVVFIFDEIDTFAGPVRQTLLYNLFDMVEHSRVPVCIFGCTTKLNILEYLEKRVKSRFSQRVIYMPQIQNLDDMVDAVRNLLTVRSEISPWVSQWNETLEKELSDPRSNLNRHIRMNFETFRSLPTLKNSIIPLVATSKNFGSLCTAIKSCSFLDIYNKNQLSNNLTGRLQSLSDLELAILISAARVALRAKDGSFNFNLAYAEYEKMIKAINSRIPTVAPTTNVGTGQSTFSIDNTIKLWLKKDVKNVWENLVQLDFFTEKSAVGLRDNATAAFYASNYQFQGTMIPFDLRSYQMQIILQELRRIIPKSNMYYSWTQL; from the coding sequence atGACTATAAGCGAAGCTCGTCTATCACCGCAAGTCAATCTTCTCCCAATAAAGAGGCACTCAAACGAAGAGGTAGAGGAGACTGCAGCGATTCTAAAAAAGCGTACTATagataatgaaaagtgTAAAGACAGCGACCCTGGTTTTGGTTCCCTTCAAAGAAGGTTACTGCAGCAACTTTATGGCACACTTCCTACGGACGAAAAGATAATCTTCACATATTTACAAGATTGTCAACAAGAGATCGATAGAATCATTAAACAATCCATTATTCAGAAAGAGAGTCATTCAGTAATTCTCGTGGGGCCCAGACAAAGTTACAAAACATACTTATTAGACTATGAACTGTCTTTGTTGCAACAATCTTATAAAGAGCAGTTTATAACTATCAGGTTGAATGGGTTTATTCACTCCGAACAAACAGCTATTAACGGTATAGCAACTCAATTGGAACAGCAGTTGCAGAAAATTCATGGcagtgaagaaaaaattgacgATACTTCATTAGAGACTATTAGCAGTGGTTCTTTGACAGAAGTGTTTgagaaaattcttttactCTTAGATTCGACCACGAAGACAAGAAATGAAGATAGTGGTGAGGTTGACAGAGAGAGTATAACAAAGATAACAGTTGTTTTTATATTCGATGAAATTGATACATTTGCTGGGCCTGTGAGGCAAACTTTATTATACAATCTTTTTGACATGGTAGAACATTCTCGGGTACCTGTTTGCATTTTTGGCTGCACAACGAAATTAAATATCTTGGAATATTTAGAAAAGAGGGTAAAGAGTAGATTTTCTCAAAGAGTGATTTATATGCCGCAAATACAGAATCTAGACGATATGGTTGACGCCGTCAGAAATTTACTTACAGTTCGCTCTGAAATCTCCCCCTGGGTTTCACAATGGAATGAAACGTTGGAAAAAGAACTATCCGACCCTCGATCGAATTTGAATAGACATATTAGGATGAATTTCGAAACCTTTAGGTCATTACctacattgaaaaatagcATAATTCCATTAGTAGCGAcatccaaaaattttggttCACTCTGCACTGCCATAAAATCgtgttcttttcttgacATATACAATAAGAACCAACTATCTAATAATTTAACAGGAAGGCTCCAATCTTTATCCGATTTAGAGTTAGCCATTTTGATCTCAGCCGCTAGGGTTGCCTTAAGGGCGAAAGACGgatcttttaattttaatttaGCTTATGCAGAGTATGAAAAGATGATTAAAGCTATCAACTCCAGAATTCCCACCGTGGCTCCTACTACAAATGTGGGAACAGGTCAAAGTACTTTTTCTATCGACAATACTATCAAACTATGGTTGAAAAAGGACGTCAAGAACGTTTGGGAAAATTTAGTGCAACTGGATTTTTTTACCGAGAAATCAGCCGTTGGTTTGAGAGATAATGCGACCGCAGCATTTTACGCTAGCAATTATCAATTTCAGGGCACCATGATCCCGTTTGACTTGAGAAGTTACCAGATGCAGATCATTCTTCAGGAATTAAGAAGAATTATCCCCAAATCTAATATGTACTACTCCTGGACACAACTGTGA
- the TIF3 gene encoding Tif3p (Translation initiation factor eIF-4B; RNA recognition motif containing single-stranded RNA binding protein that possesses RNA annealing and strand-exchange activities; stimulates the ATPase and unwinding activities of the RNA helicase eIF4A, in a synergistic manner with eIF4G; promotes assembly of the translation initiation factor complex eIF4F and the 48S preinitiation complex; interacts with Rps20p at the head of the 40S ribosomal subunit and alters the structure of the mRNA entry channel), translated as MAPPKKTVKKMDLTSFLNDDTFGSSWAEEDVDLNKITIPIETANANTIPLSELAHAKNNSNNTRSGGFGGSFGGRSRLDPALGGGSSDRREEYPVPDAPPYRAVINNIPWDITPEGVQAWVEDGLVKPEAVEEVVLPKNLRDPTRLKGNAFVTLKERADLVAVLKFNGTKLNERTVYVSVAAPRRGGGADVDWSSARGSNFQGDGREDAPDLDWGAARGSNFRGPRREREEVDIDWTAARGSNFQGSSRPPRREREEVDIDWSAARGSNFQGSSRPPRREREEPDIDWSAARGSNFQSSSRPPRREREEPDIDWSAARGSNFQSSSRPPRREREKEEPALDWGAARGAQFGKPQQTKNTYKDRSLTNKKTTDEQPKIQKSVYDVLRTEDDDEDEEAEKQNGDAKENKVDAAVEKLQDKTAQLTVEDGDNWEVVGKK; from the coding sequence ATGGCTCCACCAAAGAAAACCGTAAAGAAGATGGACCTTACGTCATTTTTAAATGATGACACCTTTGGTTCATCTTGGGCTGAAGAAGATGTCGATTTGAATAAGATCACAATTCCTATTGAAACCGCTAATGCAAACACTATTCCATTGTCCGAATTGGCTCATGCTAAAAACAACAGCAATAACACGCGTTCAGGCGGCTTTGGTGGCAGTTTTGGAGGTAGATCTAGATTAGACCCTGCTTTGGGGGGCGGTTCTTCCGATAGAAGAGAGGAATACCCTGTTCCAGATGCTCCACCATATAGGGCTGTCATAAACAACATTCCATGGGATATTACCCCAGAGGGTGTTCAAGCCTGGGTTGAAGATGGTTTAGTTAAGCCTGAAGCGgttgaagaagttgttTTGCCAAAGAATCTAAGAGACCCAACAAGATTAAAGGGTAATGCTTTCGttactttgaaagaaagagCAGATTTGGTCGCCGTTCTGAAGTTCAACGGTACTAAATTGAATGAGAGAACTGTTTACGTTTCTGTTGCGGCTCCAAGAAGAGGGGGAGGTGCAGATGTTGATTGGAGTAGTGCTAGAGGCTCCAATTTCCAAGGTGATGGAAGAGAAGATGCACCAGATCTTGATTGGGGTGCCGCTAGAGGTTCTAACTTCAGAGGTccaagaagagaaagagaagaagttgataTTGACTGGACTGCTGCAAGAGGTTCCAATTTCCAAGGCTCTTCCAGACCAccaagaagagaaagagaagaagttgataTCGACTGGAGCGCTGCAAGAGGCTCCAATTTCCAAGGCTCTTCCAGACCAccaagaagagaaagagaagagcCAGATATTGACTGGAGTGCAGCTAGAGGCTCTAACTTTCAAAGCTCCTCGAGGCCAccaagaagagaaagagaagagcCAGATATTGACTGGAGTGCAGCCAGAGGTTCCAACTTCCAAAGCTCCTCAAGACCAccaagaagagaaagagaaaaggaagaaccAGCTTTGGATTGGGGTGCTGCCAGAGGTGCTCAGTTTGGTAAGCCTCAACAAACCAAAAATACCTACAAGGATAGGTCTCTAACTAACAAAAAGACTACTGATGAGCAACCAAAAATCCAGAAGTCTGTTTATGATGTTTTACGTactgaagatgatgatgaagatgaagaggcTGAAAAGCAAAATGGAGAcgcaaaagaaaacaaagttGATGCGGCAGTTGAAAAGCTACAGGATAAAACTGCTCAATTGACTGTTGAAGATGGTGACAATTGGGAAGTTGTTGGTAAGAAATAG
- the MMS1 gene encoding Mms1p (Subunit of E3 ubiquitin ligase complex involved in replication repair; stabilizes protein components of the replication fork such as the fork-pausing complex and leading strand polymerase, preventing fork collapse and promoting efficient recovery during replication stress; regulates Ty1 transposition; involved with Rtt101p in nonfunctional rRNA decay) → MLGLRTHGLDRYEHYIRRPSDFGKLELQDWLNHKSFRVSPNLLIDSSTTREWNEPELFYQNTEDETWVRPCVGPKLEPSMMMLRYHDSNIGQMPQFCYPISSPINFKPVLKYILQERSELSDGFPQKYNTLIGSLFDIDKNPETLDDSDIEALDDIEMSSDSGNVKEPKIELQALEEIQQKHFSLIVSNNGIFQTGSTSITYIQSGISGSIAIKPNNVAILILLTQPSGHLLSILPLDDGKETYLLQYWNLGQKGQWNIIKHQNEKQFVLIHKELGICKFFEFHLPFTFQLVNNLTLTDSVIMNGSFFPTNYTDLDPYFIIFITAIRYERIVYFVIEWNNNEIKKKEVYQLTVFDGEKTNMTIPIGLNACLVETPLKFSLVSANQIMSGETEFHSFQLKALKGIKSFFPAPLLLLKLQELHPHTFKKFQYCTIISSSTGNICFCVTERSTIVNGNLKFYELTRFKGLKSISPLPSNPINLDSRSSSYVLVVISFSRTLELTLSLEDLRCLDKKDVIKPLKNITFKHTIDSSTEENSQILAFTSSKFYNTHTGSNINDTRNSQVWLTSPNAITQPCIDYKLRKTHQLIHLKQFQIFRHLRIWKCKNLDIALLQRLGINQSNTESSLIFATDAVSNNRIFLLDLTMTTTIDNDDPVQGLINIEDLLCDTENETILLNFTKNNLIQVTRDTIYIDPIGGDKELRKISPGWEFENVTYNDGILIVWNAGLGCVSYIENIDAVDESGALVSNLSSSKGMSKFFKQLGTVTSVNFQIKESTDDPTKYDIWILLPDCVIRTPFSDWISDSLDFSDVYILSVQQALINGPYFCSLDYESYFEVHTLQNNCFKKGSRCTSRVNFQGKDIKFRSFGVNQCLAFSAFEIFVINLTPIHDSRELDFYKLKLPHLGNNNSILEVCPDIENNQLFILYSDGLRILELSYLTSNNGNFLLKSTRSKNKKFLYLDKINRMLVLNQDLREWECIRLSDGKAVGLDSQLLKDDSEEILEIKELPIATEDNPLEKKTVLLISFTSSLKLVLLTAAKNKISNQIIDSYKLDNSRLLNHLVITPRGEIFFLDYKVMGTDNEMSFNKLKVTKHCIDQEERNNTTLRLTLETRFTFKSWSTVKTFTVVGDNIIATTNMGEKLYLIKDFSSSSDESRRVYPLEMYPDSKVQKIIPLNECCFVVAAYCGNRNDLDSRLIFYSLPTIKVGLNNETGSLPDEYGNGRVDDIFEVDFPEGFQFGTMALYDVLHGERHVNRYSEGIRSENDEAEVALRQRRNLLLFWRNHSSTPKPSLRRAATIVYEDHVSSRYFEDISSILGSTAMRTKRLSPYNAVALDKPIQDISYDPAVQTLYVLMADQTIHKFGKDRLPCQDEYEPRWNSGYLVSRRSIVKSDLICEVGLWNLSDNCKNTV, encoded by the coding sequence ATGCTAGGTTTGCGAACTCATGGTTTAGACAGGTATGAACATTATATTCGTCGCCCGTCGGATTTTGGCAAACTTGAGCTGCAAGATTGGTTGAATCATAAGTCATTCCGAGTTTCCCCCAATTTATTAATTGATTCAAGCACCACACGTGAGTGGAATGAACCTGAgcttttttatcaaaatacCGAGGATGAAACTTGGGTGAGACCTTGTGTAGGGCCAAAGCTAGAACCATCAATGATGATGCTCAGATATCACGATTCGAATATTGGTCAAATGCCTCAATTTTGTTATCCAATCTCAAGTCCGATAAATTTTAAACCAGTATTAAAATACATTTTGCAAGAACGTTCTGAACTGTCAGACGGCTTCCCTCAAAAGTATAACACACTAATAGGTAGTCTTTTTGACATTGATAAAAACCCAGAAACCTTAGATGATTCAGATATAGAAGCATTGGATGACATAGAAATGAGCAGTGACAGCGGTAATGTTAAAGAACCAAAAATTGAATTGCAGGCGCTGGAAGAAATCCAACAAAAGCATTTCAGTTTAATAGTAtccaacaatggaatcttTCAAACAGGTAGCACTTCAATAACATACATACAGTCTGGCATATCTGGCAGCATAGCTATAAAACCCAACAACGTTGCAATTTTAATATTACTCACTCAACCAAGTGGTCACTTATTGTCTATTTTACCGCTTGATGACGGTAAAGAGACATATTTGCTACAATATTGGAACCTGGGACAAAAAGGTCAGTGGAACATAATCAAGCACCAAAACGAGAAGCAGTTTGTTCTTATACATAAGGAACTAGGCatttgcaaattttttgaattccaTTTACCATTTACTTTTCAATTAGTAAACAATTTAACATTGACCGATTCCGTGATTATGAACGGATCCTTTTTCCCAACAAATTACACTGATTTAGATCCCTATTTCATTATATTTATAACAGCCATAAGATATGAAAGGATAGTCTACTTTGTCATAGAATGGAACAACAAcgaaataaagaaaaaagaggtATATCAATTGACAGTATTTGATGGTGAGAAGACTAATATGACAATACCCATTGGACTAAATGCATGTTTAGTCGAAACACCCCTAAAGTTCTCTTTAGTTTCTGCAAATCAAATTATGTCAGGAGAGACTGAATTCCACTCATTCCAATTGAAGGCTCTCAAGGGAATCAAGTCATTTTTTCCAGCTCctttattgttattaaaATTACAAGAACTACACCCACATacatttaaaaaattccaATATTGTACCATAATATCCTCCTCGACAggaaatatttgtttttgcGTCACCGAACGATCGACAATAGTAAATGGtaatttaaaattttacGAGCTAACTAGGTTCAAAGGATTGAAATCCATTTCACCACTACCTTCAAATCCGATAAATTTAGACTCCAGATCCTCAAGTTATGTACTGGTGGTCATAAGTTTTAGTAGAACATTAGAGCTAACATTATCTCTAGAAGATTTGAGATGTTTAGATAAAAAAGACGTTATTAagcctttgaaaaatatcacCTTCAAGCACACAATTGATAGTTCCACAGAGGAGAACTCTCAAATTTTAGCATTTACGTCTTCTAAATTTTATAACACACACACAGGCTCTAACATCAATGACACGAGAAATTCTCAAGTTTGGCTTACCTCACCAAATGCAATAACTCAACCTTGCATTGATTATAAACTCAGGAAAACTCATCAACTTATCCACTTAAagcaatttcaaatttttagaCATCTTAGGATATGGAAATGTAAGAACCTTGATATTGCTCTGTTACAGAGACTTGGAATAAACCAGTCAAATACCGAAAGTTCGTTAATTTTTGCGACCGACGCTGTTTCTAACAacagaatatttttattagaTTTAACTATGACAACGACAATCGATAATGATGATCCCGTTCAAGGACTGATAAATATAGAAGATTTACTATGTGATACTGAAAACGAAACTATCCTTCTAAATTTTACGAAAAATAACTTGATTCAAGTAACTAGGGATACGATATACATCGATCCCATTGGTGGGGACAAAGAGTTGCGTAAGATTTCTCCAGGTTGGGAATTCGAAAACGTTACATACAATGATGGTATTTTAATAGTTTGGAATGCTGGGCTTGGCTGTGTCTCttatattgaaaatatagaCGCTGTTGATGAGTCTGGCGCCTTAGTTTCAAACTTAAGCAGCAGCAAAGGCATGAGCAAGTTCTTCAAGCAGTTAGGAACTGTCACGAGTGtcaattttcaaatcaaaGAGTCTACAGATGATCCAACCAAGTATGACATTTGGATCCTTTTACCAGACTGTGTCATTCGTACACCCTTTTCTGACTGGATTAGTGATTCACTTGATTTTTCTGATGTGTATATTTTGAGTGTTCAGCAGGCGTTAATAAACGGCCCTTATTTTTGCTCTCTCGATTATGAATCATATTTTGAGGTGCACACTTTACAGAACAACTGCTTCAAAAAAGGATCCAGATGTACAAGCAGAGTTAATTTTCAAGGGAAAGATATTAAATTTAGAAGCTTTGGTGTGAATCAATGTTTGGCATTTAGtgcatttgaaatttttgtcaTCAATTTAACGCCAATTCACGACAGTAGAGAATTGGATTTTTACAAGCTAAAATTACCGCACCTAGGTAATAACAATTCAATTCTTGAAGTCTGTCCGGACATAGAAAACAACCAATTATTCATACTCTACTCTGATGGCTTAAGAATCCTCGAACTATCATACCTAACATCAAATAATGGAAATTTCTTATTAAAATCTACAAGAAgcaaaaataagaaatttttatatctAGACAAAATAAATCGAATGCTGGTATTGAATCAGGACTTGAGGGAATGGGAGTGTATTAGACTATCAGATGGTAAGGCAGTTGGTTTAGATTCTCAACTTCTTAAGGATGATTCTGAAGAAATCCTAGAAATAAAGGAATTACCAATAGCAACAGAGGACAATCctttagaaaagaaaactgtATTATTGATCTCTTTTACTAGCTCATTAAAACTAGTTTTATTAACTGCtgcaaaaaacaaaatttccaatCAAATAATAGATTCGTATAAACTTGACAATTCAAGACTCCTCAATCATTTGGTCATTACTCCCAGAGGtgaaatattctttctggATTATAAAGTTATGGGCACCGATAACGAAATGTCCTTTAACAAGTTGAAAGTCACAAAACATTGCATTGACCAGGAGGAGAGAAATAATACGACTTTGCGGCTCACTTTGGAAACCCGGTTTACATTTAAGAGTTGGAGTACAGTTAAGACGTTTACTGTAGTAGGCGATAATATCATTGCTACCACAAATATGGGCGAAAAGCTCTACTTGATTAAGGatttctcttcatcatctgaCGAATCGAGAAGGGTGTATCCCTTGGAAATGTATCCTGATTCAAAAGTTCAAAAGATAATACCATTAAATGAATGCTGCTTTGTTGTTGCCGCTTACTGTGGAAATAGGAACGATTTAGATTCAAGATTAATTTTTTACTCTTTACCCACCATCAAAGTTGGGCTTAATAACGAAACAGGCAGCCTACCAGATGAATATGGGAATGGGAGAGTCGACGACATATTCGAGGTTGACTTTCCTGAAGGATTTCAATTTGGCACTATGGCTTTGTATGATGTTTTACATGGTGAGAGGCACGTAAATCGTTACAGCGAAGGCATACGGTCGGAGAATGACGAAGCAGAGGTTGCCCTAAGGCAGCGTAGAAATTTACTACTCTTTTGGCGAAACCACTCTTCTACACCAAAACCTTCACTACGCCGAGCCGCCACTATAGTATATGAGGATCATGTATCATCCCGTTATTTTGAGGATATAAGTTCTATATTAGGAAGCACTGCAATGAGAACTAAAAGACTATCTCCCTATAATGCGGTAGCATTGGACAAGCCTATTCAAGATATTAGTTACGATCCCGCAGTACAAACTTTATATGTGCTAATGGCAGATCAAACAATTCACAAATTCGGCAAGGACAGGTTGCCTTGCCAGGACGAATACGAACCAAGATGGAATTCTGGCTATTTGGTTTCAAGAAGGTCAATAGTTAAATCTGACCTCATCTGTGAGGTTGGGTTATGGAACCTTAGCGATAACTGCAAGAACACAGTATAA